In Quercus robur chromosome 10, dhQueRobu3.1, whole genome shotgun sequence, a genomic segment contains:
- the LOC126703144 gene encoding uncharacterized protein LOC126703144 has protein sequence MGLLKLPLVVLLCSVFSLLGFILCDDSELTVKFLTTPHAFSKLNSTIFVFEVLVGGSGTCTNCNITCKLDDGIASNCEGRTVSYAGLQDGNHTFEVCTNGSRGVGCGSYSWTVDTVPPTAYITTSTPFTNALNVSINISFSEPCTGPTGGGGFVCSSVNDCNLLVYGAGQVIPSSLNILQPNLQYSVLVGLSSTDQYGRVILAMDNNFCTDSAGNKFTRNPNSTLHVHFDRRRMFVNLTTHVPERLLQLNGETRLVRATNNCIKLRVCLTFPEPVLNSSAEILNSLKVQILYALQLSQGTLLPLAVSKQHPGHRRFEYKAATCVSGMAIVTVNINSTIICISGTPVSQVEPITFLYDSLRSAVMLSTPRSESLRPAVMLSTPSHIRTRERNIPMLIKFVKPVFGANSSILSITGGNIQSFKEISSRIYAVEIKAENDSVYCVSVFVPENVIGDVAGNKNLRSNDLQLCPYHVPKISSVLAVLATASFVATAVAAGLLTVSIASLSSIGAFPTPFSSFSNPARNLFRSACHIQVFALSRWLAVKLPVNYYEFARGLRWSIPYFSLPWESGHIQPVVVGSSPLTNSDSYRSKIHDSGIFLGVQPKQGNLSRAASIYKARLRPNPKEYISLFQNNSKPDAEYNLDGWEDFSRTMFWLAIIGGSLILLHALLLAILKFRKQKQRGYGLLTFPRFEIFLVNLALPSICEASSALIRGGTRSGIVVGSPFLGAVSFLLLALLWFLSTRITFAKQLQYKEDHQAGRRFYNLGNRGQWTRKQNSNCLIILGPLYEDIRGPILSQISGESVDKDGDGIIASNEETEELCPKVEEVSGDNVVITSGTRLDLAPPSSARSTSRSTQPSPIPSARPHTATTSTGSLTSSSSVHPHVDDGIIASDDGIIASDDKTEEVYRKAEDLEVFGGSVHSHSEAPFNQKLFGKLRLYYTLLESLRRIVLGTMTGVYKDHWPSEIPTIILLCITSFQLLFLVLNKPFINNAVQFVEIISVSSEVCVFAICLVLLESPSIAQDETMVGVFMLILFLLGFLPQMMNQWYALQRQIKQMDSKKKRFLTGLKIVSIGLALLFISQDFLDNEFPGIFGDGDQGQEEDNVNIDDQGKEETNDTGDQAKEETNDKDGEGEEETNRRNSGSSNRSNPRRRNRNRNSGSRNSGTTVPEKSWLNQLVDPVMNCMGLPKII, from the exons ATGGGCTTGCTCAAGCTTCCACTGGTGGTTTTACTTTGCTcggttttttctcttttgggttTCATACTCTGTGATGACTCAGAGCTCACTGTGAAGTTCTTGACGACTCCCCATGCATTCTCAAAACTCAACTCAACCATATTCGTCTTTGAAGTTCTTGTGGGTGGGAGTGGCACTTGCACCAATTGTAATATCACTTGCAAG CTGGATGATGGCATTGCTTCGAATTGTGAAGGTAGGACGGTTTCGTATGCAGGTTTGCAGGATGGAAATCATACATTTGAGGTTTGCACCAACGGGTCCCGAGGAGTTGGCTGCGGTAGCTATAGCTGGACTGTTG ATACAGTCCCGCCTACGGCATATATCACAACCTCAACACCTTTCACAAATGCTCTGAATGTTTCTATAAATATATCTTTTAGTGAACCTTGTACTGGACCTACTGGTGGAGGAGGTTTTGTGTGCTCGTCTGTGAATGACTGCAAT CTTTTGGTCTATGGTGCTGGCCAAGTTATACCATCCTCGCTCAACATTCTACAGCCAAACCTTCAATATTCTGTCCTTGTGGGTTTATCATCCACTGATCAGTATGGGCGAGTGATTTTGGCAATGGATAATAATTTTTGTACTGACAGTGCCGGGAACAAATTTACAAGAAACCCGAATTCTACTCTCCATGTGCATTTTG ATAGACGAAGAATGTTTGTGAACTTAACTACTCATGTTCCAGAAAGGCTACTTCAACTTAATGGTGAAACTAGACTGGTGCGAGCAACTAATAACTGTATTAAACTAAGGGTGTGTTTAACCTTTCCAGAGCCAGTTCTCAACTCATCTGcagaaattttaaattctctCAAAGTGCAAATTTTATATGCTCTCCAATTGAGTCAGGGCACACTTCTTCCTCTGGCCGTCAGTAAACAACATCCAGGGCATCGCAGATTTGAATATAAG GCTGCTACATGTGTATCTGGCATGGCTATAGTCACAGTAAACATTAATTCAACTATAATATGCATTTCAGGGACTCCAGTTTCCCAAGTTGAACCAATTACTTTCCTATATG ATTCTCTGAGATCTGCTGTAATGTTGAGTACACCACGTTCAGAATCTCTTAGGCCCGCTGTAATGTTGAGTACACCATCCCATATTAGGACAAGAGAACGCAACATCCCTATGTTGATAAAATTCGTGAAGCCTGTATTTGGCGCCAACTCTTCTATATTATCAATCACAGGAGGGAATATACAGAG CTTTAAAGAAATAAGTTCAAGAATATATGCTGTAGAGATAAAAGCAGAAAATGATAGTGTATACTGTGTATCCGTCTTTGTTCCTGAAAACGTGATTGGGGATGTTGCTGGAAACAAAAATCTACGTTCCAATGATCTACAACTATGTCCCT atcaTGTGCCCAAAATATCTTCTGTGCTTGCTGTGCTTGCAACTGCTTCATTTGTGGCAACAGCTGTTGCTGCCGGGCTGCTTACGGTTTCAATTGCAAGCCTTTCCTCCATTGGGGCATTTCCAACAccattttcatctttttctaatcCTGCAAGGAATCTTTTT AGAAGTGCATGCCATATTCAGGTTTTTGCATTATCTAGATGGTTGGCAGTGAAACTGCCAGTGAATTATTATGAATTTGCAAGGGGTTTGCGATGGAGCATTCCCTACTTCAGTCTTCCATGGGAGTCTGGGCACATCCAGCCAGTCGTGGTGGGCTCAAGTCCTCTGACCAACTCAGATTCCTACAGGTCTAAAATTCATGATTCAGGAATTTTCCTGGGTGTGCAGCCAAAACAAGGGAATTTGAGTAGGGCTGCTTCCATATACAAAGCACGATTGCGGCCAAATCCCAAAGAATATATATCATTATTTCAG AACAATAGTAAACCAGATGCTGAATATAATTTGGATGG GTGGGAGGATTTTAGTAGAACCATGTTCTGGTTAGCCATAATTGGTGGCAGTTTAATACTGCTGCATGCTCTACTCCTTGccatcctaaaatttaggaagCAAAAGCAGAGGGGTTATGGACTACTCACATTCCCAAGATTTGAAATATTCCTTGTAAATCTTGCACTACCTAGTATTTGTGAGGCCTCTTCTGCTCTAATTAGAG GAGGAACACGATCAGGGATTGTAGTTGGCAGTCCGTTTCTGGGTGCTGTGTCTTTTCTACTGCTAGCCTTGCTCTGGTTCCTCTCTACACGCATTACATTTGCAAAGCAACTTCAATACAAGGAAGATCATCAAGCAGGTCGGAGATTTTACAATCTTGGAAATAGAGGCCAATGGACAAGGAAACAAAACTCTAATTGCCTAATCATTTTAGGGCCTCTATACGAAGATATAAGAGGCCCCATCCTCTCACAGATTTCTGGAGAAAGTGTTGATAAAGATGGTGATGGGATCATTGCCTCTAATGAGGAAACTGAAGAGCTTTGTCCAAAAGTAGAAGAGGTTTCTGGGGACAATGTTGTGATAACATCAGGGACGAGGCTTGACTTAGCTCCACCAAGTTCAGCACGAAGTACTTCCCGTTCAACTCAACCGAGTCCTATTCCCTCAGCAAGACCACACACTGCAACAACTTCGACTGGCTCCTTGACGTCTAGCTCAAGTGTTCATCCACACGTTGATGATGGGATCATTGCCTCTGATGACGGGATCATTGCCTCTGATGACAAAACTGAAGAGGTTTATCGAAAAGCTGAAGATCTAGAGGTTTTTGGGGGCAGTGTTCATTCACATTCAGAGGCACCTTTTAACCAAAAGCTGTTTGGGAAACTCAGATTATACTACACATTGCTTGAGTCCTTAAGACGCATTGTACTAGGGACTATGACTGGTGTCTATAAGGACCATTGGCCTTCTGAGATTCCCACTATAATATTGCTATGCATCACTTCTTTTCAGCTCTTATTCCTCGTTCTCAATAAGCCATTTATTAATAATGCAGTTCAGTTTGTTGAGATCATTTCAGTTTCTAGTGAAGTATGTGTATTTGCTATTTGTTTAGTTCTCCTGGAGAGTCCGTCTATAGCCCAAGATGAGACTATGGTTGGAGTGTTCATGCTTATACTTTTCCTATTGGGATTTTTACCACAGATGATGAATCAATGGTATGCTCTCCAAAGACAGATAAAGCAGATGGACTCTAAAAAGAAGCGTTTCCTAACTGGTTTGAAGATAGTTTCAATAGGATTAGCTCTGCTTTTCATCTCACAGGATTTTTTGGATAACGAGTTCCCAGGAATTTTTGGGGATGGTGACCAAGGGCAGGAAGAGGATAATGTCAATATTGATGACCAAGGGAAGGAAGAGACTAATGACACTGGTGACCAAGCGAAGGAAGAGACTAATGACAAAGATGGCGAAGGGGAGGAAGAGACTAATAGAAGGAACTCTGGGAGTAGCAACAGAAGCAATCCTAGGAGAAGGAATAGGAACAGGAACTCTGGGAGTAGGAACTCGGGAACAACTGTGCCAGAAAAATCATGGTTAAACCAATTGGTAGATCCTGTTATGAACTGTATGGGATTGCCTAAGATAATTTAA